Genomic segment of Sandaracinaceae bacterium:
GGGTTCGCGCGCGGTCGGCGCCGGCGGCTGTTCGAGCCCGACCCCACCGTGAAGCACCTGCTGTACGCGTACCGCGTGCTGCTCACCGGCATCCACCTGATGCAGCACGGTGAGGTGGTCGCGAACATCAACACGCTGAACCAACGCTTCCGGCTGAGCGCCGTGGACGAGCTCGTCGCGCGCAAGCGCGAGGGCGCGGAGAAGATGCCGCTTCGCCGAGACGAGCTGGACGCCCAGGTGAAGCTGCTGGACGCGCTCGCCGCGCAGCTGGACGAGGCACACGATGGGAGCCGCCTCCCTGAAGAGCCCACGACCGCCGCCGCGCTCGAGAGCTGGGTGGTGCGGCTGCGCCTGACGACCGTGGAGCCCACTGGTGCGAGGCCGATCGAGAGCGCCGACCCGAGTGCCTGACCTGGTTCGCGACACGATCTTCCTGGCGCTCGGTGGGAGCCAAGCGCACGGCACGGCGCGCGCAGGGTCGGACGTGGACGTGCGCGGCGTGTGCGTGGTGCCGCTGCGCGAGCGGCTCTCGCTGTTCGGACGCTTCGAGCAGCACGAGGGGGAGCTCCCGGGCCCGCTCCTCGCGCGCGTCGAGCGACACTTGCGCGCCCGTGCCTCGGGCGACGACGGACTCGCGCTGGTAGCGGTCCCGCCGAAGACGGAGTGTCTCGTGTTCGAGCTGGGCAAGTTCGTGTCGCTCCTGGCTGCAGCGAACCCGAGCGCGCTGGAGGTGCTCTTCACCGACGAGCGCGACTGGGTACTGGACACACCCACCTGGCGCGCGCTGCACGCGCAGC
This window contains:
- a CDS encoding nucleotidyltransferase domain-containing protein, with translation MLDRDYLAEVARQGPPPVFATISGAHLYGFASPDSDVDLRGAYLLPAHEVLGLRPPAETLTIEDKSRLDLDWVAHDVRKFARLMCNHNGYVMEQLFSPLVVVTSPAHEELRELGRGCLTRPTVRHYQGFARGRRRRLFEPDPTVKHLLYAYRVLLTGIHLMQHGEVVANINTLNQRFRLSAVDELVARKREGAEKMPLRRDELDAQVKLLDALAAQLDEAHDGSRLPEEPTTAAALESWVVRLRLTTVEPTGARPIESADPSA